The Hypomesus transpacificus isolate Combined female chromosome 2, fHypTra1, whole genome shotgun sequence genome window below encodes:
- the paqr6 gene encoding membrane progestin receptor delta isoform X4, whose protein sequence is MPDSHVFPVWWSGGSSSRGWGQGWGLGCGCCMPWEPVGQGDVDQDQVQAKAPTFDCPVWCVLCRGGRAKFREACQRGRGAIRLPTDMLSIKLPQLFDIHQVPKVFREDGIISGYRHPRSSALDCILSSFQMTNETVNIWTHFLPTCLSLSLRYFLWRFSVLCSSLSFLSDSYTWPLLVYMLLVCVYPFTSSCAHTFSTMSPESRHVCYFFDYGALSLYSLGCAITYGSYVMPDCWVNSWLHQHFVPIAIGNTLFCTSLSCYSRFLELQYPHTSKILRTGAFVIPFIFDNIPLFYRLLLCCGGNCSHSDALSSHCYHLLFAVLTCFLFASHLPERLAPGRFDYFGHSHQLFHICAVVGTHFQMEAVLADMTSRSAWLIAQGALPSFLGTVGALALGLLLNLGIIGIFSAPLLWNPRQSSNQPHMLPCEDKEH, encoded by the exons ATGCCCGACTCGCACG tgtttcctgtgtggtggagtggggggagCAGTAGCAGAGGttggggccagggctggggctTAGGCTGTGGCTGCTGCATGCCATGGGAGCCAGTGGGGCAGGGAGATGTGGACCAGGACCAAGTCCAGGCCAAGGCCCCGACATTTGACTGCCCCGTCTGGTGTGTCCTGTGCCGGGGGGGGCGGGCCAAGTTCCGAGAGGCctgccagagagggagaggggccatCCGGCTCCCAACAGATATGCTCAGCATTAAACTGCCCCAGCTCTTCGACATCCACCAAGTCCCCAAG GTTTTCCGGGAGGATGGCATTATCTCAGGCTACCGCCACCCCCGGAGTTCAGCCTTGGACTGCATCCTCAGCAGTTTTCAGATGACCAATGAGACGGTCAACATCTGGACCCACTTCCTGCCAACATG tctctctctttccctcaggtATTTCCTGTGGCGTTTCAGCGTCCTGTGCTCCTCGCtgagcttcctgtcagacagctACACCTGGCCTCTGCTGGTGTACATGCTGCTGGTCTGCGTCTACCCCTTCACCTCCAGCTGCGCCCACACCTTCAGCACCATGTCGCCCGAGTCCAGGCACGTCTGCTACTTCTTTGACTACGGAGCCCTCAGCCTGTACAGCCTGG GTTGTGCCATAACTTACGGCTCCTACGTGATGCCAGACTGCTGGGTCAACAGTTGGCTGCACCAGCATTTTGTGCCTATTGCTATTGGCAACACGCTATTCTGCACCAGTCTGTCCTGCTATTCCAG ATTCTTGGAGCTGCAATACCCACACACAAGTAAAATTCTACGGACAGGGGCATTCGTCATTCCATTCATCTTTGACAACATACCACTATTTTACAGA ttgctcCTATGTTGTGGGGGTAACTGCAGCCACAGTGATGCACTATCCAGTCACTGCTACCACCTCCTCTTCGCCGTTCTCACCTGCTTCCTGTTCGCCTCCCACCTCCCAGAGAGGCTGGCTCCCGGGCGCTTCGACTACTTTG GTCACAGTCACCAGCTCTTTCACATCTGTGCCGTGGTGGGCACCCACTTTCAAATGGAAGCCGTACTAGCCGACATGACCTCCCGCAGTGCCTGGCTCATCGCCCAGGGGGcgcttccttccttcctgggTACGGTAGGGGCACTGGCCCTGGGCCTCCTCCTAAACCTGGGCATCATTGGCATCTTCAGTGCCCCACTGCTTTGGAACCCACGTCAGAGCTCCAATCAACCACACATGCTTCCATGTGAAGACAAGGAACATTGA
- the paqr6 gene encoding membrane progestin receptor delta isoform X5, translated as MPWEPVGQGDVDQDQVQAKAPTFDCPVWCVLCRGGRAKFREACQRGRGAIRLPTDMLSIKLPQLFDIHQVPKVFREDGIISGYRHPRSSALDCILSSFQMTNETVNIWTHFLPTCLSLSLRYFLWRFSVLCSSLSFLSDSYTWPLLVYMLLVCVYPFTSSCAHTFSTMSPESRHVCYFFDYGALSLYSLGCAITYGSYVMPDCWVNSWLHQHFVPIAIGNTLFCTSLSCYSRFLELQYPHTSKILRTGAFVIPFIFDNIPLFYRLLLCCGGNCSHSDALSSHCYHLLFAVLTCFLFASHLPERLAPGRFDYFGHSHQLFHICAVVGTHFQMEAVLADMTSRSAWLIAQGALPSFLGTVGALALGLLLNLGIIGIFSAPLLWNPRQSSNQPHMLPCEDKEH; from the exons ATGCCATGGGAGCCAGTGGGGCAGGGAGATGTGGACCAGGACCAAGTCCAGGCCAAGGCCCCGACATTTGACTGCCCCGTCTGGTGTGTCCTGTGCCGGGGGGGGCGGGCCAAGTTCCGAGAGGCctgccagagagggagaggggccatCCGGCTCCCAACAGATATGCTCAGCATTAAACTGCCCCAGCTCTTCGACATCCACCAAGTCCCCAAG GTTTTCCGGGAGGATGGCATTATCTCAGGCTACCGCCACCCCCGGAGTTCAGCCTTGGACTGCATCCTCAGCAGTTTTCAGATGACCAATGAGACGGTCAACATCTGGACCCACTTCCTGCCAACATG tctctctctttccctcaggtATTTCCTGTGGCGTTTCAGCGTCCTGTGCTCCTCGCtgagcttcctgtcagacagctACACCTGGCCTCTGCTGGTGTACATGCTGCTGGTCTGCGTCTACCCCTTCACCTCCAGCTGCGCCCACACCTTCAGCACCATGTCGCCCGAGTCCAGGCACGTCTGCTACTTCTTTGACTACGGAGCCCTCAGCCTGTACAGCCTGG GTTGTGCCATAACTTACGGCTCCTACGTGATGCCAGACTGCTGGGTCAACAGTTGGCTGCACCAGCATTTTGTGCCTATTGCTATTGGCAACACGCTATTCTGCACCAGTCTGTCCTGCTATTCCAG ATTCTTGGAGCTGCAATACCCACACACAAGTAAAATTCTACGGACAGGGGCATTCGTCATTCCATTCATCTTTGACAACATACCACTATTTTACAGA ttgctcCTATGTTGTGGGGGTAACTGCAGCCACAGTGATGCACTATCCAGTCACTGCTACCACCTCCTCTTCGCCGTTCTCACCTGCTTCCTGTTCGCCTCCCACCTCCCAGAGAGGCTGGCTCCCGGGCGCTTCGACTACTTTG GTCACAGTCACCAGCTCTTTCACATCTGTGCCGTGGTGGGCACCCACTTTCAAATGGAAGCCGTACTAGCCGACATGACCTCCCGCAGTGCCTGGCTCATCGCCCAGGGGGcgcttccttccttcctgggTACGGTAGGGGCACTGGCCCTGGGCCTCCTCCTAAACCTGGGCATCATTGGCATCTTCAGTGCCCCACTGCTTTGGAACCCACGTCAGAGCTCCAATCAACCACACATGCTTCCATGTGAAGACAAGGAACATTGA
- the paqr6 gene encoding membrane progestin receptor delta isoform X2, producing the protein MFLSGFPRCSRGCLRERTPRGLLDPYRSSEALPKDFLISPLLYGIQFLRMPDSHVFPVWWSGGSSSRGWGQGWGLGCGCCMPWEPVGQGDVDQDQVQAKAPTFDCPVWCVLCRGGRAKFREACQRGRGAIRLPTDMLSIKLPQLFDIHQVPKVFREDGIISGYRHPRSSALDCILSSFQMTNETVNIWTHFLPTWYFLWRFSVLCSSLSFLSDSYTWPLLVYMLLVCVYPFTSSCAHTFSTMSPESRHVCYFFDYGALSLYSLGCAITYGSYVMPDCWVNSWLHQHFVPIAIGNTLFCTSLSCYSRFLELQYPHTSKILRTGAFVIPFIFDNIPLFYRLLLCCGGNCSHSDALSSHCYHLLFAVLTCFLFASHLPERLAPGRFDYFGHSHQLFHICAVVGTHFQMEAVLADMTSRSAWLIAQGALPSFLGTVGALALGLLLNLGIIGIFSAPLLWNPRQSSNQPHMLPCEDKEH; encoded by the exons ATGTTTCTTAGTGGTTTCCCTCGATGTTCCAGGGGTTGCCTTAGAGAGCGTACACCTAGAGGGCTACTAGATCCCTACCGCAGTAGCGAGGCCTTGCCAAAGGAttttctcatctctcctctgttaTATGGTATTCAATTCCTCCGCATGCCCGACTCGCACG tgtttcctgtgtggtggagtggggggagCAGTAGCAGAGGttggggccagggctggggctTAGGCTGTGGCTGCTGCATGCCATGGGAGCCAGTGGGGCAGGGAGATGTGGACCAGGACCAAGTCCAGGCCAAGGCCCCGACATTTGACTGCCCCGTCTGGTGTGTCCTGTGCCGGGGGGGGCGGGCCAAGTTCCGAGAGGCctgccagagagggagaggggccatCCGGCTCCCAACAGATATGCTCAGCATTAAACTGCCCCAGCTCTTCGACATCCACCAAGTCCCCAAG GTTTTCCGGGAGGATGGCATTATCTCAGGCTACCGCCACCCCCGGAGTTCAGCCTTGGACTGCATCCTCAGCAGTTTTCAGATGACCAATGAGACGGTCAACATCTGGACCCACTTCCTGCCAACATG gtATTTCCTGTGGCGTTTCAGCGTCCTGTGCTCCTCGCtgagcttcctgtcagacagctACACCTGGCCTCTGCTGGTGTACATGCTGCTGGTCTGCGTCTACCCCTTCACCTCCAGCTGCGCCCACACCTTCAGCACCATGTCGCCCGAGTCCAGGCACGTCTGCTACTTCTTTGACTACGGAGCCCTCAGCCTGTACAGCCTGG GTTGTGCCATAACTTACGGCTCCTACGTGATGCCAGACTGCTGGGTCAACAGTTGGCTGCACCAGCATTTTGTGCCTATTGCTATTGGCAACACGCTATTCTGCACCAGTCTGTCCTGCTATTCCAG ATTCTTGGAGCTGCAATACCCACACACAAGTAAAATTCTACGGACAGGGGCATTCGTCATTCCATTCATCTTTGACAACATACCACTATTTTACAGA ttgctcCTATGTTGTGGGGGTAACTGCAGCCACAGTGATGCACTATCCAGTCACTGCTACCACCTCCTCTTCGCCGTTCTCACCTGCTTCCTGTTCGCCTCCCACCTCCCAGAGAGGCTGGCTCCCGGGCGCTTCGACTACTTTG GTCACAGTCACCAGCTCTTTCACATCTGTGCCGTGGTGGGCACCCACTTTCAAATGGAAGCCGTACTAGCCGACATGACCTCCCGCAGTGCCTGGCTCATCGCCCAGGGGGcgcttccttccttcctgggTACGGTAGGGGCACTGGCCCTGGGCCTCCTCCTAAACCTGGGCATCATTGGCATCTTCAGTGCCCCACTGCTTTGGAACCCACGTCAGAGCTCCAATCAACCACACATGCTTCCATGTGAAGACAAGGAACATTGA
- the paqr6 gene encoding membrane progestin receptor delta isoform X1: protein MFLSGFPRCSRGCLRERTPRGLLDPYRSSEALPKDFLISPLLYGIQFLRMPDSHVFPVWWSGGSSSRGWGQGWGLGCGCCMPWEPVGQGDVDQDQVQAKAPTFDCPVWCVLCRGGRAKFREACQRGRGAIRLPTDMLSIKLPQLFDIHQVPKVFREDGIISGYRHPRSSALDCILSSFQMTNETVNIWTHFLPTCLSLSLRYFLWRFSVLCSSLSFLSDSYTWPLLVYMLLVCVYPFTSSCAHTFSTMSPESRHVCYFFDYGALSLYSLGCAITYGSYVMPDCWVNSWLHQHFVPIAIGNTLFCTSLSCYSRFLELQYPHTSKILRTGAFVIPFIFDNIPLFYRLLLCCGGNCSHSDALSSHCYHLLFAVLTCFLFASHLPERLAPGRFDYFGHSHQLFHICAVVGTHFQMEAVLADMTSRSAWLIAQGALPSFLGTVGALALGLLLNLGIIGIFSAPLLWNPRQSSNQPHMLPCEDKEH from the exons ATGTTTCTTAGTGGTTTCCCTCGATGTTCCAGGGGTTGCCTTAGAGAGCGTACACCTAGAGGGCTACTAGATCCCTACCGCAGTAGCGAGGCCTTGCCAAAGGAttttctcatctctcctctgttaTATGGTATTCAATTCCTCCGCATGCCCGACTCGCACG tgtttcctgtgtggtggagtggggggagCAGTAGCAGAGGttggggccagggctggggctTAGGCTGTGGCTGCTGCATGCCATGGGAGCCAGTGGGGCAGGGAGATGTGGACCAGGACCAAGTCCAGGCCAAGGCCCCGACATTTGACTGCCCCGTCTGGTGTGTCCTGTGCCGGGGGGGGCGGGCCAAGTTCCGAGAGGCctgccagagagggagaggggccatCCGGCTCCCAACAGATATGCTCAGCATTAAACTGCCCCAGCTCTTCGACATCCACCAAGTCCCCAAG GTTTTCCGGGAGGATGGCATTATCTCAGGCTACCGCCACCCCCGGAGTTCAGCCTTGGACTGCATCCTCAGCAGTTTTCAGATGACCAATGAGACGGTCAACATCTGGACCCACTTCCTGCCAACATG tctctctctttccctcaggtATTTCCTGTGGCGTTTCAGCGTCCTGTGCTCCTCGCtgagcttcctgtcagacagctACACCTGGCCTCTGCTGGTGTACATGCTGCTGGTCTGCGTCTACCCCTTCACCTCCAGCTGCGCCCACACCTTCAGCACCATGTCGCCCGAGTCCAGGCACGTCTGCTACTTCTTTGACTACGGAGCCCTCAGCCTGTACAGCCTGG GTTGTGCCATAACTTACGGCTCCTACGTGATGCCAGACTGCTGGGTCAACAGTTGGCTGCACCAGCATTTTGTGCCTATTGCTATTGGCAACACGCTATTCTGCACCAGTCTGTCCTGCTATTCCAG ATTCTTGGAGCTGCAATACCCACACACAAGTAAAATTCTACGGACAGGGGCATTCGTCATTCCATTCATCTTTGACAACATACCACTATTTTACAGA ttgctcCTATGTTGTGGGGGTAACTGCAGCCACAGTGATGCACTATCCAGTCACTGCTACCACCTCCTCTTCGCCGTTCTCACCTGCTTCCTGTTCGCCTCCCACCTCCCAGAGAGGCTGGCTCCCGGGCGCTTCGACTACTTTG GTCACAGTCACCAGCTCTTTCACATCTGTGCCGTGGTGGGCACCCACTTTCAAATGGAAGCCGTACTAGCCGACATGACCTCCCGCAGTGCCTGGCTCATCGCCCAGGGGGcgcttccttccttcctgggTACGGTAGGGGCACTGGCCCTGGGCCTCCTCCTAAACCTGGGCATCATTGGCATCTTCAGTGCCCCACTGCTTTGGAACCCACGTCAGAGCTCCAATCAACCACACATGCTTCCATGTGAAGACAAGGAACATTGA
- the paqr6 gene encoding membrane progestin receptor delta isoform X3 gives MKCPACLDILMFPVWWSGGSSSRGWGQGWGLGCGCCMPWEPVGQGDVDQDQVQAKAPTFDCPVWCVLCRGGRAKFREACQRGRGAIRLPTDMLSIKLPQLFDIHQVPKVFREDGIISGYRHPRSSALDCILSSFQMTNETVNIWTHFLPTCLSLSLRYFLWRFSVLCSSLSFLSDSYTWPLLVYMLLVCVYPFTSSCAHTFSTMSPESRHVCYFFDYGALSLYSLGCAITYGSYVMPDCWVNSWLHQHFVPIAIGNTLFCTSLSCYSRFLELQYPHTSKILRTGAFVIPFIFDNIPLFYRLLLCCGGNCSHSDALSSHCYHLLFAVLTCFLFASHLPERLAPGRFDYFGHSHQLFHICAVVGTHFQMEAVLADMTSRSAWLIAQGALPSFLGTVGALALGLLLNLGIIGIFSAPLLWNPRQSSNQPHMLPCEDKEH, from the exons tgtttcctgtgtggtggagtggggggagCAGTAGCAGAGGttggggccagggctggggctTAGGCTGTGGCTGCTGCATGCCATGGGAGCCAGTGGGGCAGGGAGATGTGGACCAGGACCAAGTCCAGGCCAAGGCCCCGACATTTGACTGCCCCGTCTGGTGTGTCCTGTGCCGGGGGGGGCGGGCCAAGTTCCGAGAGGCctgccagagagggagaggggccatCCGGCTCCCAACAGATATGCTCAGCATTAAACTGCCCCAGCTCTTCGACATCCACCAAGTCCCCAAG GTTTTCCGGGAGGATGGCATTATCTCAGGCTACCGCCACCCCCGGAGTTCAGCCTTGGACTGCATCCTCAGCAGTTTTCAGATGACCAATGAGACGGTCAACATCTGGACCCACTTCCTGCCAACATG tctctctctttccctcaggtATTTCCTGTGGCGTTTCAGCGTCCTGTGCTCCTCGCtgagcttcctgtcagacagctACACCTGGCCTCTGCTGGTGTACATGCTGCTGGTCTGCGTCTACCCCTTCACCTCCAGCTGCGCCCACACCTTCAGCACCATGTCGCCCGAGTCCAGGCACGTCTGCTACTTCTTTGACTACGGAGCCCTCAGCCTGTACAGCCTGG GTTGTGCCATAACTTACGGCTCCTACGTGATGCCAGACTGCTGGGTCAACAGTTGGCTGCACCAGCATTTTGTGCCTATTGCTATTGGCAACACGCTATTCTGCACCAGTCTGTCCTGCTATTCCAG ATTCTTGGAGCTGCAATACCCACACACAAGTAAAATTCTACGGACAGGGGCATTCGTCATTCCATTCATCTTTGACAACATACCACTATTTTACAGA ttgctcCTATGTTGTGGGGGTAACTGCAGCCACAGTGATGCACTATCCAGTCACTGCTACCACCTCCTCTTCGCCGTTCTCACCTGCTTCCTGTTCGCCTCCCACCTCCCAGAGAGGCTGGCTCCCGGGCGCTTCGACTACTTTG GTCACAGTCACCAGCTCTTTCACATCTGTGCCGTGGTGGGCACCCACTTTCAAATGGAAGCCGTACTAGCCGACATGACCTCCCGCAGTGCCTGGCTCATCGCCCAGGGGGcgcttccttccttcctgggTACGGTAGGGGCACTGGCCCTGGGCCTCCTCCTAAACCTGGGCATCATTGGCATCTTCAGTGCCCCACTGCTTTGGAACCCACGTCAGAGCTCCAATCAACCACACATGCTTCCATGTGAAGACAAGGAACATTGA